The region GTGGATTGTCCTTTTGTCTTCTGGTGTAGCAGGACGAGCTAGTGAATAACCTTTTCAACAAGATGACCTAGCTTATGTTCAATTAATGAATCTGCCCTGCTGGAATACCGTTGAGCAAGGCACACCATCCCTATGGAGTTTATTACAGTATCACTAAGCGGTTAGCTACGACATTAGGACGATCTTCCTACTGAGTTGCAACCAGACTGTTAATATACAGACCACAGTGTTGCCATCAGTTAGCTACCTGTAGAGGGCAGTAATACTTCTTGGCTCGTTCTAACCTGCCGTAAATAGTTCACACGAGATGCTTGCGAGATCCAGATGCTTCTCTGGCTCTGGACCGATGCTACCGGTTGTAAACAAAGTGTGAGCTCAGTCTGAACGTTGTACGTGCCGTATTGTGCTTGTCGTTTCACTGCACAGCTAAGTGTTACCATTTCCAGTCACTGTAGAGAAATGACCCTTTAACAGACTGAGCCATTGACTATAACACTTAGCTAAGTtatactagctagctaacgttagctagtttaaaGCAAAGCTAGCTTTGTGTCTATGGTGTGCTCACGactgttgctatggttacactgtTTTCCTAAAGACCTCGGGCACTGCGTTACACGGACACATCTTCGTGCTGTGGTGGATTTATTAAACAACAAAGTCGCATTAAAGTTATATCCCTAAACGTCTCTTTCAGCTAGTAAACAGGTGGTGAGCTGCTTTTGCAAGATGGTGCAGCTACACGTGAAGCGTGGAGATGAAAGCCAGTTTCTCTTCAACACCACTGTGGACGCGCCTGTGGAAACGGTGATCCAGCAAATTACAGCCATTTACAACGGGAGACTCAAAGTGGACAGAATATGTTCAGGTGAAAAAGACATGTCCCAGCGCTTTCTGTGCTTACTGTTAGTAGGTATGAGAAGCGTCAGTAGGCTCACATAGCTTGCTTTACTATTTAAACTGGGTAACTGTTTGCTGGCAAAATACCACCAGCCTTGTTAAATTAGTATAAAGAAGAGACAAATAAGTATTCACGTTTATAAGGGTGTAAGcagaatgtgtttttattcttaaatAATTGACTGACTGGATTTTCtgttaaacatttattttattttattttagtatttcaTACTAGGATACTGTATTGGCATTGACTTGCTTGTTCATTTGTGTCCCCACAGAGATCCCAGAGCTGGCAGACCATGGAATCACACTGCCACCCAACATGCAGGGGCTGACAGAGGAGCAGATTGTGGAGCTGAATCTGAAGGATGAATGGGAAGACAAGTGCATACCCAGCGGGGGTCCAGTCTTTAGGAAGGATGAGATTGGGAGGAGGAACGGACACGGTGAGAATATGACTCTGTAGGCCACGTAGTTTTACAAGAAGACCGTGCTAAACCCATAACGTTGTCAGAAAGACCGGTCCTTTGCCTGTGCTTGTAACTTTGAACTGCAAACCGTGACATGCATGGACCGATATTTACACCTCCTATTTCTCTGATATTAAATTCCCTCTTGTGACTTGAAAACTCTGCAATTAaagaatgttaaaaaatgtaagtaTGTAATTCCCTTGTCCCATTTGATTGTGCATCCCCACTGTGAATAACATACAGATGCTACTATTGTACAGAACAGTTTTGTGAAGAAGTCCATTTGCCaagcatttctttttaatttgcataaaaaacatgtttaacttCATTTCTATGCaagcaggaaaaaaagacaataaaatatTTTGGTAATCTGACAATCCAACTCATTGCCTTCTACCAGCTCCAAATGATAAAATGAAAGAGGTGTTGATGAGAACCGTGGAGGAAGCAAAGGCACTGATCTCCAAAGTGAGTATCAGGGTAAACACTCAATCTGTGATTGTCTTGTTCAACAAGGGTCAATACTTTTTattcagtctgtctctctgatcatCTTTCAGAAACAAGTTCAAGCTAACGTTTGTGTCACCATGGAGATGGTGAAGGAAGCCCTGGATCCGCTAAGGGGTGCTGTCATGATCGTGTACCCCATGGGGCTGCCCCCTCATGACCCTATCAGAATGGAGTTTGAGGACTGTGAAGACCTTTCAGGAACACAGGTGAACAGCTAAACCTGTGTCAGTAATCAGCTTGTCCTGGCAGCCAttggctaatttccatctgaaATTAGTTTTCAGTCAACGACAGGGGCATGAGTTACTATTGTTAATGTCTGTCAGCATTGGCTCCTTGATactctctttttcctccctctccatctgtctgtaCTTCAGGCATCTCTGCAGGTGATCACAGAGGACGAGTGCCAGCTATGGTGGGCTGCTAAAGAGATgcagagggggaaaaaactgCAGGACTACATTGGCAAAAATGAAAAGACAAAGCTTGTGGTGAAAATCCAAAAGGTGAGAGCCATTTCAGCCAATCTAAAGGGAGTATTTGTGTGGTATATGGCAGGCAGTGTATGTGttgtttagtgttttttgttagttttgaGAATAACTCTAATATATTAGTTGCCATTCCCTCCAGAAAGGGCAGGGGGCACCAGCGAGAGAGCCTCTGGTCACTGATGAGCAGCAGAAACAGATGATGATGCATATGTACAGGAGGCAGGAGGAACTCAAGGTGAGAAAAAGGCTTAAGAGACAAAACACTCATAGACTTTTAAATAGGTGCACGCATTAAAAACCAGGTTCCTGTTTGTACTGAATGTGCCTTTTGAACCATTTTTAGAAACTTGAGGAAGCAGACGATGATAGCTACCTGGACTCAgagtggacagacagacagtcccTCAGAAGACAGTTTCAAGGCCTCACCAACATCAAATGGGGACCAAGATAAAGACCACTACCACTGAGATTCCTACCTTAAAGCTGCTGCTCTGACCTGGTCCTTCACAGCTCTATATGCAAATGACTACAATGCCTTATCTCAATTCTGATATTAGTTTACTGTCCGTGTTATATGAGGTCTTCTGGAGAATATAAACAGCACGTGTTTATATGCCTTGGAGTAGTAACTGGATGATGACATGTGGATTAACCTGATTTATTTGAATTTAAATCAGATCTCTGTATTCATTTACCGATTGTTTTCACCCTGTTGTAAAGTTACATTTTTATTGAAGATATGCAAACAATTAAATTTGAGTTTAATctaaatgtactgtacatttttattgATTGTAAAAAACATTCAACAAAGTTTCATAGGTAGTGATTCATCTGGAACACAGTTTTACATCCCTTGGATTGCTGGGACAAGGATGCTACACCtttcctctctttgtctccaGTCAGTGgctgacacgcacacacgcacgcacacaaacacacacacacacacacacacactgaaagtcGGTGCTGCTCTGAGGCAGGAAGTTGCCACATAGTAGATGGTTGTTCCAGCTCTTGTCCCAGCAGGGATGAGGAAGTTGTAGAGTTCAAAGTGAGAGTTTAATCCCACTGCGTGGAACTGTTGACAGAGTCGATGAAGTCTTTCAAGGAAAactgcataaaaaaaacatcctggATGTAATGTGTAGGTCCTTTTCTACATTCAAATTCGATCTATGATACtgggctaaataaataaactgactTGACTGAACATGGCAGCTGTAGTCTTCTGTCAAGACAAGTGATTTTACAATTTTTGTAACAGTAAACAGTATTTTAACCTGAAATCTGAACTTCATTGatgtgaataaaaacattttaacagttccataatgtaggcctatgtgagCTCCCATTTTACAGTATTAAAATCCTGTTGATCCTTTAAAAATGGCTAGTACTGCAGTTTCACCAAAATATTACACTTCACAAACTGAGCTGCAAATATGGCAAAACACGAAAAATTGCTTTTACAATGTACAAAAAAGGCTGGGAGCTGCTGCCAAGAATCCTGAAAAAAATCCTGAAGGTGCTGAACAGCATCTATGGGTCACAGtttggttaaaggtcccatggcatgaaaatttcactttgaggtctTTTAACATTaacccgcccagagaatttggcccaccatgagagagagacatcatggcttgcaaacaagcaaagtggcagttggtcaaggccacacacccaccctccaccttgcccccccccccttctcctcctcagtagctacagacacagaaatggcacatactaaggaaagctcattgtgggactggctctaatggctgtaattctgcaccaaggctgaatttcaggaaagagacttcagatacagtattaggggaccactgaggcctatataaaagcatccaaaaagcagcatgccatgggacctcTAACATGAGCTGCCATTCATATAGGCATTCATCCATATCTCCTGTATGATCATCTCCCTGCGCTCAATCCTCTCCGCCCGTTCGGCTGCCTCGCTCACATAAGTCCCTTCCTCCCAGCCGTGTATCGCCTTCCTTTCTGCGGCTGAGATTAAAGAGCTTTCTGTTCCCTCTTCGTCATCATCGTCATCGTCCTCCTCCTGGCAGTTGAAAGCCTGGATATGAGACTTGGGTGCGAGTCTGTGATCTCCGAGCTGGCGTCTGACTCTGCAGGTCACTCGGACCGATACAGCCAACAGTGTGAGCAgaagaccaacacacacactggaggtGAACAGCAGCCCTGCCATTTCTGGATGCTCTGTGTAGGAAGTGAAGAAAGAAGATAagttgtttgtttctgtgtataaCAGAAACAAACAAGGTTTATATGTGCATTTGtgagtgcatgcatgcatggATAATGTTACCTTTGATGTAGGCATAGGTCAGGAGAGAGGTGCTCATCATGGCTCCTGAGTTGTCTGGCCTTCTTGACCCTTTGGGGAAATGCTCCTCCAGATCTGCAGGAGGAGCTGCTGTAAAATTTAGAATTATGATATCAGATAAAATCGCACATAAAACTTAGAATTGCAACAGATGGCATGGTTACCTTTTTCTGTGTCCACAGTAGGAGATGAGGTGGAGCTGAATATGTAAGGGTCTACCTCTCTTAGTAAAGTCTGCGGTACTACTGAAAGGAAAACAGAGGAGACAGTCttaatattgctgtggacaaattGATACAgattctgtgtctgtgtactgGTGAATCTACAGCTGACTGTTCATCAGCACGCCACTTCACACACCCAACCAACCTCTGCACAAACTGGGCCCGCAACGGAGTGAGTAACTCTCAAATAATCAATATATTCTGTTCAATTATGTTGACAACTGGTCTGCAAGGTTGACACACATTGGGTTGTGCTAGATGGAGCCAACAGAGCCAGTCAAAAGAATTCTGTCAACCAGGCTGAAGTCAAATCTCCAAACA is a window of Perca fluviatilis chromosome 16, GENO_Pfluv_1.0, whole genome shotgun sequence DNA encoding:
- the cfap298 gene encoding cilia- and flagella-associated protein 298 isoform X1, with the protein product MLARSRCFSGSGPMLPVVNKVKQVVSCFCKMVQLHVKRGDESQFLFNTTVDAPVETVIQQITAIYNGRLKVDRICSEIPELADHGITLPPNMQGLTEEQIVELNLKDEWEDKCIPSGGPVFRKDEIGRRNGHAPNDKMKEVLMRTVEEAKALISKKQVQANVCVTMEMVKEALDPLRGAVMIVYPMGLPPHDPIRMEFEDCEDLSGTQASLQVITEDECQLWWAAKEMQRGKKLQDYIGKNEKTKLVVKIQKKGQGAPAREPLVTDEQQKQMMMHMYRRQEELKKLEEADDDSYLDSEWTDRQSLRRQFQGLTNIKWGPR
- the cfap298 gene encoding cilia- and flagella-associated protein 298 isoform X2, which gives rise to MVQLHVKRGDESQFLFNTTVDAPVETVIQQITAIYNGRLKVDRICSEIPELADHGITLPPNMQGLTEEQIVELNLKDEWEDKCIPSGGPVFRKDEIGRRNGHAPNDKMKEVLMRTVEEAKALISKKQVQANVCVTMEMVKEALDPLRGAVMIVYPMGLPPHDPIRMEFEDCEDLSGTQASLQVITEDECQLWWAAKEMQRGKKLQDYIGKNEKTKLVVKIQKKGQGAPAREPLVTDEQQKQMMMHMYRRQEELKKLEEADDDSYLDSEWTDRQSLRRQFQGLTNIKWGPR